The Nitrospira tepida genome includes a window with the following:
- a CDS encoding PAS domain S-box protein → MKPRLALQTGAVIVLTGTVFALDLITPQAWAVPILYLLPLFLSYDLPRSRLLFELCLLTTLLSAAGYVLSPPALDPRAAQFNRIMAISVLWGATIVMQSRRRAVALATAETERRKRETERAAEQFRLLVESAPSGLLLVDQSGRITLVNQVVERLFGYERAELIGQPVEVLVPEPVRSEHVVEREQFMRDPSARRMGEGRDLHGRRKDGSVFPVEIGLNPIQMSEGLRVLAFVVDITERKQAELLLRQREEQYRRLVEVSPVAILINRGDRVVFINDQGVKLFGAHRPDQIIGKSPLDLFHPDDHASIRERIHRLVEGLRTIPLVEERIIRLDGSIADVEVTAARFVDHEGMAIQVVLRDITDRKRAEEALRASEERFKAFMDHSPAMAYMKDEQGRYVYMNEPLERLLCNQTGRESVDWEGKTDEAFWPAETARQFRANDWEVLSANKPMTRMEQTTDSRGATQHWLSFKFPLVDPQGTRFLAGVSVNVTEEKRLEAQLRRTERVAELGTLASGMAHEIGTPMNVILGRAEYLLQKTSDESMKKGLSTIITQVERITRVMNQLLAFARRKPREHCPVDLKVLIEDGLEMFHERLSRHHIAVERAVEEALPTIVADRDQLMQVMINLIVNSLHAMDQGGTLRLVAARTGDRVLLEIADTGQGMPPDVLAKAFDPFFTTKEFGKGTGLGLTVVKGIVEEHGGTISVDSRVGEGTTVSILLPLDPDRKPG, encoded by the coding sequence ATGAAGCCCAGACTGGCGCTTCAAACCGGCGCGGTCATCGTCCTGACCGGGACGGTGTTCGCCTTGGACCTCATCACGCCGCAGGCTTGGGCGGTGCCCATCCTCTACCTGCTGCCGCTGTTTCTGAGCTACGACCTGCCCCGTTCCCGCCTCCTGTTCGAACTCTGCCTCCTCACGACCCTGCTCTCGGCAGCCGGCTATGTCCTGTCTCCGCCGGCGCTTGATCCACGGGCGGCGCAATTCAACCGCATCATGGCGATCTCGGTCTTATGGGGGGCGACGATCGTCATGCAGAGCCGGAGGCGCGCCGTCGCGTTGGCGACGGCCGAAACGGAACGGCGCAAGCGCGAGACGGAGCGGGCAGCCGAGCAGTTTCGCTTGTTGGTGGAATCGGCGCCGAGCGGCCTGTTGCTGGTGGATCAGAGCGGGCGCATCACCCTGGTCAATCAGGTGGTCGAGCGGCTGTTCGGCTACGAGCGGGCCGAGCTGATCGGGCAACCGGTGGAGGTGCTGGTCCCCGAGCCGGTTCGGTCGGAGCATGTGGTCGAGCGCGAGCAGTTCATGCGGGACCCCAGCGCCCGCCGGATGGGGGAGGGACGGGACCTGCATGGCCGCCGAAAGGACGGGTCGGTGTTCCCGGTTGAAATCGGATTGAATCCCATCCAAATGTCCGAAGGCCTGCGGGTGCTGGCCTTCGTGGTGGATATCACGGAGCGCAAGCAGGCCGAACTCTTGCTCCGTCAGCGGGAGGAGCAATACCGGCGTCTGGTCGAGGTGTCGCCGGTGGCGATCCTGATCAACCGAGGCGATCGGGTCGTGTTCATCAACGATCAGGGGGTGAAACTGTTCGGCGCCCACCGGCCCGATCAGATCATCGGGAAATCGCCGCTCGATCTGTTCCATCCGGACGACCATGCCTCGATTCGAGAACGGATCCACCGGTTGGTCGAGGGGCTGCGGACGATCCCGTTGGTCGAGGAACGGATCATCCGGCTGGACGGCTCGATCGCGGATGTCGAGGTGACCGCGGCGCGATTCGTGGACCACGAGGGCATGGCGATCCAGGTGGTGCTGCGCGACATCACGGACCGCAAGCGCGCCGAGGAGGCGCTGCGCGCGAGCGAAGAGCGGTTCAAGGCCTTCATGGACCATAGCCCCGCCATGGCCTATATGAAGGATGAGCAGGGCCGCTATGTCTACATGAACGAGCCGCTTGAACGGTTGCTATGCAACCAGACCGGCCGGGAGTCCGTGGACTGGGAAGGAAAGACCGACGAGGCCTTCTGGCCGGCAGAGACCGCGCGGCAGTTCCGGGCGAACGATTGGGAGGTGCTGTCGGCGAACAAGCCCATGACGAGGATGGAGCAGACGACCGATTCCCGAGGGGCCACGCAACATTGGCTCTCCTTCAAATTCCCGCTGGTGGACCCGCAGGGGACCAGGTTTCTGGCCGGCGTGTCCGTGAACGTGACCGAGGAGAAGCGGCTGGAGGCGCAATTGCGAAGAACGGAACGGGTCGCGGAACTGGGCACGCTGGCTTCCGGGATGGCCCATGAAATCGGCACCCCCATGAACGTGATACTCGGCCGGGCCGAGTATCTGCTGCAGAAAACCTCGGACGAATCCATGAAGAAGGGGTTGAGCACGATCATCACGCAGGTCGAACGGATCACGAGGGTGATGAACCAGTTGCTCGCGTTTGCCCGCCGCAAACCGCGGGAGCACTGTCCGGTCGATCTGAAGGTGCTGATCGAGGACGGGCTGGAGATGTTTCACGAGCGCTTGAGCCGCCACCACATCGCGGTCGAGCGGGCGGTGGAGGAGGCTCTGCCGACCATCGTCGCCGATCGCGACCAGTTGATGCAGGTGATGATCAACTTGATCGTCAACAGCCTGCACGCGATGGATCAGGGAGGCACGCTGCGGCTCGTCGCGGCCCGGACGGGTGACCGGGTGCTCCTGGAGATTGCCGACACGGGGCAGGGCATGCCCCCCGACGTGCTGGCCAAGGCGTTCGATCCGTTCTTTACGACCAAG
- a CDS encoding sigma-54-dependent transcriptional regulator: MVTADTKGSVLVVDDDPDMGSLVEDIMSERGHAVTVVTNGQDALKHLGQADYEVVLTDLRMKGMQGLELLSEVKRSYPHTNVILMTAFGSVETAVDAMKHGAYDYLTKPVKSNELVPTLERAIREAHLRREVAHLRRAVGKEYSFHQILGKSKAMRELFDLIQRVSDSPTNILISGESGTGKELVAKAIHFNSNRKHAPFIPVNCAAIPETLLESELFGHVRGAFTDAKTDKRGLFEEANQGTLFLDEISEIPTLLQAKLLRAIQEKEVRRVGSARSLSVDVRIIAATNVTLAEEVKAKRFREDLFYRLNVIEIRLPPLRERREDIPLLVEAFLQKCAQSSHRPVRGVTESALALLIDYAWPGNVRELENVIERAVTLSRADKIGAEDLPPMVQGARGDRRVIDEAAERTLPLHEVEKEYILRILEKTGGNKYQAANILGIDRKTLYRKLGEIEESKSQR; this comes from the coding sequence ATGGTGACCGCGGATACGAAAGGATCGGTCCTTGTCGTCGATGACGACCCGGACATGGGGTCGCTGGTGGAGGACATCATGTCGGAGCGGGGTCATGCCGTCACGGTGGTGACCAACGGACAGGATGCGCTCAAGCACCTGGGACAGGCCGACTACGAGGTCGTGCTGACCGATCTTCGGATGAAGGGGATGCAGGGGTTGGAACTCCTCTCGGAAGTGAAGCGGTCCTATCCCCATACCAACGTGATTTTGATGACCGCCTTCGGCTCGGTCGAGACCGCCGTGGACGCGATGAAGCACGGGGCCTACGACTACCTGACCAAACCGGTGAAATCCAACGAATTGGTGCCGACATTGGAACGGGCGATACGGGAAGCGCACCTTCGCCGCGAGGTGGCGCATCTCCGCCGCGCGGTCGGCAAGGAATACAGCTTCCACCAGATCCTGGGGAAGAGCAAGGCAATGCGCGAGCTCTTCGACCTCATCCAACGGGTCTCGGACAGCCCGACCAACATTCTGATCTCGGGCGAGAGCGGGACCGGCAAGGAACTGGTCGCCAAGGCCATTCACTTCAACAGCAACCGGAAGCACGCGCCGTTCATTCCGGTCAATTGCGCGGCGATCCCGGAAACGCTGCTCGAAAGCGAGCTGTTCGGGCACGTCCGCGGCGCCTTCACGGACGCCAAAACCGACAAGCGCGGGCTGTTCGAAGAGGCCAACCAGGGCACGCTGTTCCTGGATGAGATCAGCGAGATCCCGACGCTGTTGCAGGCCAAGCTGCTGCGGGCCATCCAAGAAAAGGAAGTGCGCCGCGTAGGCTCCGCCCGCTCGCTGTCGGTGGATGTCCGCATTATTGCGGCGACCAACGTCACCCTGGCCGAGGAGGTCAAGGCGAAGCGATTCCGGGAAGATCTCTTTTACCGGTTGAACGTGATCGAGATCCGCCTGCCGCCGCTGCGCGAGCGCCGGGAGGATATCCCGCTGCTGGTGGAGGCGTTTCTGCAGAAATGCGCGCAGTCCTCTCATCGGCCCGTGCGGGGCGTCACGGAATCCGCGCTGGCGCTCCTCATCGATTACGCCTGGCCCGGCAACGTCCGCGAGCTCGAAAACGTGATCGAGCGGGCGGTGACGCTCTCCCGGGCGGACAAGATCGGCGCGGAGGATCTCCCGCCGATGGTCCAGGGGGCGCGCGGCGATCGCCGGGTGATCGACGAAGCGGCGGAACGCACGCTGCCGCTCCATGAGGTCGAGAAGGAATATATTCTGCGCATTCTGGAAAAGACCGGCGGCAACAAGTATCAAGCCGCCAACATTCTCGGGATCGACCGCAAGACGCTCTACCGCAAGCTCGGCGAAATCGAAGAGAGCAAGTCGCAGCGATAG
- a CDS encoding lipopolysaccharide biosynthesis protein, with protein sequence MTTARFLAHPGRHLLDGTLRVLLAEALFPVTGLVTAAFLTRNLGADGYGLLTLAVTLVGLAEWSINSLFSRATIKHVGESPDWRPLGTVAVQLQFRMGIWVMVAMWMLALPFARLLNEPTLAACLALMAVDIPLFALAQAHRHILAGTGAYQACASASAGRWLARLLFVIILVSGGLSVFGVILAIIGSTLLELRLYRRTLRPALFSKTGSKSWALWHYSWPLFLSAVGLAALGRMDLFALKVLGATVEEAGLYGAAQNLALLPTLLGMSAAPLLLSSVSRALARGDAGLARMMTEQALRGALTMFPFAAVIAGSAGEISACLFGASFQETGRFLPALIFGAAATLPLTVALTVVIADGKPRMTVALTGPLVPLALLGHMLIIPRYGPLGASAVTALAGFMGMLMGLVTLGRLWGVVPPLGLVVRTLIVSLFAFAAAAMWPTPGPLVFVKLFVLTGLIVACYWALREFTQDEITLVRSLLMGRGHAVPSVNDAGGTSGTAPIVEEPVGSGRTARGETVFP encoded by the coding sequence ATGACGACCGCTCGGTTCCTTGCTCACCCGGGGCGCCATTTGCTTGACGGCACCCTCCGGGTCCTCCTGGCGGAGGCCCTCTTCCCCGTGACCGGGCTGGTGACCGCCGCCTTTCTTACCCGGAACCTCGGGGCGGACGGATATGGGTTGCTGACGCTCGCAGTCACGCTGGTTGGGTTGGCGGAGTGGAGCATCAATTCGTTGTTTTCCAGGGCGACGATCAAGCACGTCGGAGAAAGCCCGGATTGGCGGCCGCTGGGCACGGTCGCCGTCCAGCTTCAGTTCCGCATGGGAATCTGGGTCATGGTGGCGATGTGGATGCTGGCGCTGCCCTTCGCTCGGCTGCTCAATGAGCCCACGTTGGCGGCCTGCCTCGCGCTCATGGCGGTGGATATTCCGTTGTTCGCGCTTGCGCAGGCCCATCGCCACATTCTCGCAGGGACGGGCGCCTATCAGGCCTGCGCCTCGGCAAGCGCCGGGCGCTGGCTCGCGCGGCTGCTGTTCGTGATCATCCTGGTTTCCGGCGGCCTGTCCGTGTTCGGCGTCATCCTGGCCATCATCGGCTCCACGCTGCTCGAATTGCGCCTGTATCGACGGACCCTGCGTCCGGCGCTGTTCTCGAAGACCGGTTCGAAGTCCTGGGCGCTGTGGCATTACTCCTGGCCCCTGTTTCTCTCCGCCGTCGGCCTGGCGGCGCTCGGACGGATGGATCTGTTCGCCCTCAAGGTCCTGGGCGCCACGGTCGAAGAGGCGGGTCTCTATGGCGCGGCGCAAAATCTGGCGCTGCTTCCGACGTTGTTAGGGATGTCGGCGGCGCCGCTGCTGCTGTCGAGCGTGAGCCGGGCGCTGGCTCGCGGCGACGCGGGTCTCGCGCGGATGATGACGGAGCAGGCCTTGCGAGGAGCCTTGACGATGTTTCCCTTCGCGGCGGTGATCGCGGGGTCGGCCGGCGAGATTTCCGCCTGCCTGTTCGGGGCCTCATTCCAGGAGACCGGGCGGTTTCTCCCGGCGCTCATTTTCGGGGCCGCCGCGACCTTGCCGCTGACGGTGGCGCTTACCGTCGTGATCGCCGACGGAAAGCCGCGCATGACGGTCGCGCTGACGGGGCCCCTCGTTCCGCTCGCGCTGCTGGGACACATGCTGATCATTCCACGATATGGTCCGCTCGGCGCCTCGGCGGTCACCGCCTTGGCGGGGTTCATGGGGATGCTCATGGGATTGGTCACCCTCGGCCGCCTGTGGGGGGTCGTGCCGCCGCTTGGCCTGGTCGTCCGCACCCTCATCGTGAGTCTGTTCGCCTTCGCCGCAGCGGCGATGTGGCCGACTCCCGGGCCGTTGGTCTTCGTCAAGCTGTTCGTCCTGACCGGCTTGATCGTCGCCTGCTATTGGGCGCTCCGGGAATTCACGCAGGACGAAATAACTCTCGTCCGCTCGCTGCTCATGGGCAGAGGGCACGCGGTGCCCTCGGTCAACGACGCGGGGGGAACCTCTGGGACGGCCCCGATCGTGGAGGAGCCCGTGGGATCGGGGAGAACCGCGCGGGGGGAGACGGTCTTCCCATGA
- a CDS encoding Gfo/Idh/MocA family protein: MNHRQGVMEAGLQRAVRIGFIGCGRATDQLHLPALKSLQGLEVVGLADPDPDALRRASRHVRAEHLVADYQDLLKLDSVDAVAVCMPAQRHVEIALAALEAGKHLFIEKPLALTLEDCDRLIARASGTTRTVMMGFNARWHRLTGQARAVIQRGRLGPLDLIRSVLTSFHDRVPAWRRARATGGGALLEMAVHHFDLWRYLAQAEVEEVSAYVRSGQWEDESATVIARMSNGVLATAACAERTSQNNGLEIFGRAGSLALSFYRFDGLEYASTTSIPGDVRSRVDATTRLVRELPQAISGLRHGGEWALSYREEWRHFLACLQNGRPPGCTLEDGRRALAVALAAMESASTGRSVTVDRA; encoded by the coding sequence GTGAACCACAGACAGGGTGTCATGGAAGCCGGCTTGCAGCGGGCGGTTCGAATCGGATTCATCGGGTGCGGGCGCGCTACGGACCAACTGCACCTGCCGGCCCTGAAGTCGCTCCAGGGGCTGGAGGTCGTGGGACTGGCCGATCCGGACCCCGACGCGCTGCGCCGGGCGTCGCGGCACGTCCGAGCCGAGCATCTGGTCGCCGACTATCAGGACCTGCTCAAGCTCGATTCTGTCGATGCCGTCGCCGTCTGCATGCCGGCCCAGCGGCATGTGGAGATCGCGCTGGCTGCATTGGAGGCGGGGAAGCATCTCTTCATCGAAAAGCCCCTCGCGCTCACGCTGGAGGATTGCGATCGACTGATCGCGCGGGCGTCCGGCACGACCCGCACTGTGATGATGGGATTCAATGCACGCTGGCATCGGTTGACCGGTCAGGCGCGAGCGGTGATCCAACGGGGCCGATTGGGACCGCTGGATCTGATCCGCAGCGTCCTGACGAGTTTCCATGACCGCGTCCCGGCATGGCGAAGGGCCCGCGCGACGGGCGGAGGGGCGCTGCTGGAGATGGCCGTCCATCACTTCGACCTCTGGCGCTATCTGGCACAGGCGGAAGTGGAGGAAGTCAGCGCCTATGTACGGTCAGGGCAGTGGGAGGATGAATCGGCCACGGTGATCGCCCGGATGAGCAACGGCGTGCTGGCGACCGCCGCCTGCGCCGAGCGCACGAGCCAGAACAACGGTCTGGAGATCTTCGGGCGAGCGGGTTCCCTGGCGCTGTCGTTCTACCGATTTGACGGCCTGGAATACGCCTCTACGACGAGTATCCCCGGGGATGTCCGGAGCCGGGTGGACGCGACGACACGTCTCGTCCGGGAACTGCCGCAGGCGATCTCGGGCCTACGCCATGGGGGAGAATGGGCCCTGTCCTATCGGGAGGAGTGGCGGCATTTCCTGGCCTGTCTCCAAAACGGCCGCCCGCCCGGCTGTACCCTGGAGGATGGCCGGCGCGCATTGGCGGTGGCGCTGGCGGCCATGGAGTCGGCCTCGACGGGCAGAAGCGTGACGGTCGATCGGGCATGA
- a CDS encoding NAD(P)/FAD-dependent oxidoreductase: protein MTRRPVVIIGAGPAGLTSAYELSKRGVLSTVLESGTQVGGISKTVNYGGYRFDIGGHRFFSKVPLINELWQEILGEEFLLRARKSRIYYKQHFFDYPLKPVNALIGLGPVESLLVALSYLKARFAHIHDEKTFEDWVSNRFGSRLYHIFFKTYTEKVWGIPCTEISADWAAQRIKNLSLKQALRNALLRASRGMDGQTITSLIERFHYPRFGPGMMWERCESVIGERGVRTVRGTHVQRVRHRGGRVESVSGTMLTGERAEFDGSDFVSTMPLRELMFALSPAPPAKVLDAAARLRYRDYLTVVLVVNREEVFPDNWIYIHSPDVKVGRIQNYKNWSPYMVPDPATTSLGLEYFLWDKDEEWSWPDEQLIQLGIRECCQLGLVDPKDVVDGTVVRMEKAYPVYDQTYQANVTVIRDYLATFANLQTIGRNGLHRYNNQDHSMLTGIYAARNITGERWDVWAVNTEMEYHEEGRVAELRGGDRMVPRRVAVPVNEVSEVPAALDLVLDRAFARLDPVAMGVATGAVGGLGLFLATAILLVKGGRVVGPNLSLLGEFLPGFSVTWAGATIGLVEAGLWGFLTGYAGAWLCNRGVMLYASLARSRAEAEERRDLLDKV from the coding sequence AACTCTCCAAGCGCGGAGTGCTTTCGACCGTGCTGGAAAGCGGCACCCAGGTCGGCGGGATTTCCAAAACCGTGAATTACGGCGGCTATCGGTTCGATATCGGCGGGCATCGGTTTTTCTCGAAGGTGCCGTTGATCAATGAGTTGTGGCAGGAGATCCTGGGAGAGGAGTTCCTGCTGCGTGCCCGCAAGTCCCGGATCTATTACAAGCAGCATTTCTTCGACTATCCCTTGAAGCCGGTCAACGCCTTGATCGGCCTGGGGCCGGTCGAGTCACTTCTGGTGGCGCTCAGCTATCTCAAGGCGAGGTTCGCGCATATCCATGACGAAAAAACCTTCGAAGACTGGGTGTCGAATCGATTCGGGTCCCGGCTGTACCACATCTTCTTCAAGACCTATACGGAGAAGGTGTGGGGGATTCCCTGCACGGAAATCTCGGCGGATTGGGCGGCGCAGCGGATCAAGAACCTTTCCCTCAAGCAGGCCCTCCGCAACGCGCTGCTGCGCGCGTCTCGCGGCATGGACGGCCAGACGATCACCTCCTTGATCGAGCGGTTCCACTACCCGAGATTCGGGCCCGGCATGATGTGGGAACGCTGTGAGTCGGTGATCGGCGAACGGGGCGTCCGGACGGTCCGCGGCACCCACGTCCAGAGGGTCCGTCATCGAGGGGGACGGGTCGAGTCCGTCTCCGGGACGATGTTGACCGGGGAGCGGGCGGAATTCGACGGATCCGACTTTGTCTCGACCATGCCGCTCCGGGAACTCATGTTCGCGCTGAGCCCTGCGCCGCCCGCCAAGGTGCTGGATGCCGCGGCGCGTCTCCGTTACCGGGATTATTTGACCGTGGTCCTAGTCGTCAACCGCGAAGAGGTCTTCCCAGACAACTGGATCTATATCCATTCTCCGGACGTCAAGGTCGGGAGGATCCAGAACTACAAGAACTGGAGTCCCTACATGGTCCCGGATCCGGCCACCACGTCGTTGGGGTTGGAATATTTCCTGTGGGACAAAGATGAGGAATGGTCCTGGCCGGATGAGCAGCTCATCCAATTGGGCATCCGAGAGTGTTGTCAATTGGGCTTGGTCGATCCGAAGGACGTGGTCGACGGCACGGTCGTCCGAATGGAAAAGGCCTATCCCGTGTACGACCAAACCTACCAAGCCAATGTGACGGTCATCCGCGACTATCTGGCGACCTTTGCCAATTTGCAGACCATCGGGCGGAACGGGCTTCACCGCTACAACAACCAGGACCATTCGATGCTGACTGGGATCTACGCGGCTCGCAACATCACGGGGGAGCGTTGGGACGTCTGGGCCGTGAACACCGAGATGGAATATCACGAGGAGGGCCGCGTGGCCGAGTTGAGGGGCGGAGACCGGATGGTGCCCAGGCGGGTGGCCGTTCCGGTCAACGAGGTGTCCGAGGTGCCGGCCGCGCTGGATCTTGTGCTCGACCGGGCCTTTGCGCGGCTGGATCCTGTCGCGATGGGGGTGGCGACGGGAGCGGTCGGCGGACTGGGACTCTTCCTGGCCACGGCGATCCTGTTGGTCAAGGGCGGCAGGGTTGTGGGGCCGAATCTGTCTCTCCTCGGAGAGTTTCTCCCCGGCTTCAGCGTGACATGGGCCGGCGCCACGATCGGCCTGGTCGAGGCGGGACTGTGGGGATTCCTGACCGGATACGCGGGGGCCTGGCTGTGCAATCGCGGCGTCATGCTGTACGCGTCGCTGGCGCGTTCCCGCGCAGAGGCGGAGGAGCGCCGCGATCTGCTGGACAAGGTGTAA
- a CDS encoding glycosyltransferase: MSEPNSPLMSIVIATPDDFDVIRHTISYLLRQTVRASLEMVIVAPSRAQLNLDQTRLSALLAEFAQVQIVEVGAIRSIGRANAAGIRRAMAPLVALAEDHCFPDPQWAESLIRAHRGPWAAVGPAVRNANPNSAVSWADLFIGYGPWLWPTTAREADFLPGHNTSYKRDLLLGYGPQLEPMMEAETLLHWDLRQKGHRLYLDPSAQVAHTNFSLWRSWLPVQFYNGRLFAGARVRETALWRRALFVAGSPVIPALRLWRIWRGLEPGEQRRRFRSCVHALAIGLILDGAGQLVGYAAGIGRAVDQVARFEFHRFRHIRDEDRRDLSLA; encoded by the coding sequence GTGAGCGAGCCGAACAGCCCGTTGATGTCGATCGTGATCGCGACGCCGGACGATTTCGACGTCATTCGTCACACGATCTCGTACCTTCTCCGCCAGACGGTCCGGGCTTCGCTCGAAATGGTGATCGTGGCTCCGTCCCGCGCCCAACTGAATCTGGACCAGACCAGGCTGTCCGCGCTCCTTGCAGAGTTTGCACAGGTGCAGATCGTGGAAGTGGGGGCGATCCGCTCCATCGGCCGAGCCAACGCCGCGGGCATTCGCCGCGCCATGGCTCCGCTGGTCGCGCTGGCGGAGGACCATTGCTTCCCCGACCCGCAATGGGCGGAGAGCCTGATCAGGGCGCATCGCGGCCCTTGGGCGGCGGTCGGCCCGGCGGTCCGCAACGCGAATCCCAACAGCGCCGTGAGTTGGGCGGATCTTTTTATCGGCTACGGCCCCTGGCTCTGGCCGACGACTGCGCGGGAGGCGGATTTTCTCCCCGGTCACAACACCAGCTACAAACGGGATCTGTTGCTGGGGTACGGGCCGCAGTTGGAGCCGATGATGGAGGCGGAGACGCTGCTGCATTGGGATCTGCGCCAGAAGGGGCACCGCCTCTATCTCGATCCGTCCGCGCAGGTCGCGCATACGAATTTTTCGCTGTGGCGGTCGTGGCTGCCCGTGCAATTCTACAATGGTCGTCTCTTCGCCGGTGCACGGGTGCGGGAGACGGCGCTCTGGCGGCGCGCGCTGTTCGTGGCCGGCTCCCCGGTGATTCCAGCGTTGCGGCTCTGGCGGATCTGGAGGGGGCTTGAGCCCGGCGAGCAGCGGCGCCGGTTCCGTTCATGCGTCCACGCGCTGGCGATCGGGCTGATTCTGGACGGAGCCGGACAATTGGTCGGCTATGCCGCGGGAATCGGTCGGGCCGTCGATCAGGTGGCCCGGTTCGAATTTCATCGGTTCCGGCATATCCGGGACGAAGACCGTCGGGATCTGTCCCTGGCGTGA
- a CDS encoding glycosyltransferase, producing the protein MNDDPVPSSRAPRATPPAPSFSIIVPTWNRPRQLRACLEALAGLEYPAARFEVIMVDDGSEPPLDAADFDRLDGRVTWLRQPNAGPAAARNAGAAKAQGEYLAFTDDDCTPDPGWLQGFARAFERAPRALVGGCTANALPDNIYATASQVIVEAARAYFLAMHSEFQFFASNNLALPADLFRTIGGFDPSFRTSEDRDLCDRWVREGRRLVYAPDAVIHHRHELTLAGFWRQHFGYGRGACRFHRARARRGAGPFRPEFSFYRNVFGHLFVRARDRRTVSLTALFLLWQVANAAGFLWQGCRRETAKVKAMPPR; encoded by the coding sequence GTGAACGACGATCCTGTCCCGTCTTCGAGGGCTCCGCGCGCAACCCCGCCCGCGCCGTCCTTTTCGATCATCGTTCCCACGTGGAATCGGCCGCGACAGCTTCGAGCCTGTCTCGAAGCGTTGGCCGGGCTGGAGTACCCTGCGGCGCGCTTCGAGGTGATCATGGTCGACGACGGAAGCGAACCGCCGCTTGACGCGGCGGATTTCGATCGGCTCGATGGTCGCGTGACGTGGCTGCGCCAACCCAATGCGGGGCCGGCGGCCGCCCGGAACGCGGGAGCCGCCAAGGCCCAAGGCGAATACCTGGCCTTCACCGACGACGACTGCACCCCGGATCCGGGCTGGCTCCAGGGATTCGCCCGTGCGTTCGAGCGCGCGCCGCGGGCGCTGGTGGGGGGCTGCACCGCCAACGCGCTGCCCGACAATATCTATGCGACCGCGAGCCAAGTGATTGTGGAAGCGGCGAGGGCCTATTTTCTCGCGATGCACAGCGAGTTCCAGTTCTTCGCGTCCAACAACCTGGCTCTGCCCGCCGATCTGTTCCGGACTATCGGAGGGTTCGATCCGTCCTTTCGAACGTCGGAAGATCGGGATCTCTGCGATCGGTGGGTGCGCGAAGGGCGCCGGCTGGTCTATGCTCCTGATGCGGTGATCCATCACCGTCACGAGCTGACCTTGGCCGGATTCTGGCGTCAGCATTTCGGCTACGGGCGAGGCGCGTGTCGCTTTCATCGGGCGCGCGCCCGCCGCGGGGCCGGCCCCTTTCGTCCCGAGTTCTCTTTCTATCGCAACGTGTTCGGGCACCTCTTCGTGCGCGCCCGCGACAGGCGGACGGTCTCCCTTACCGCGTTGTTCCTGCTCTGGCAGGTGGCGAATGCCGCCGGGTTTCTCTGGCAAGGCTGCCGGCGTGAGACGGCCAAGGTGAAGGCGATGCCGCCGCGATGA
- a CDS encoding O-methyltransferase, whose product MPESSSGIEALRAKMAERSGDSVGVFREGGDGPSVGAGSAGQSSGPAQGRRSLTEVAHVTSVSPLWETFLYLCAKEAGSKTILELGTAAGISGCYLASAPSCRRFITVEGSPERARLAQAHLRQVVGCFELITASFDAALDRILPGLRDGIDLAFIDGSKKKGENLRLFDRLSARLNPGSVIIFDDIHWSTDLWNDWNVLGRRAGLTHAIGAGRFGLCLWGGGGVRPRTDTLYGIAGLDLYGVKQRLSRWRPG is encoded by the coding sequence ATGCCGGAGTCGTCGAGCGGGATCGAAGCCCTCCGGGCCAAGATGGCCGAGCGGAGTGGGGATTCGGTGGGAGTGTTTCGGGAGGGCGGGGATGGGCCTTCGGTTGGGGCTGGGTCAGCGGGACAGTCCTCCGGCCCTGCTCAAGGCAGGCGATCCTTGACCGAAGTGGCGCATGTGACCAGCGTCTCGCCTCTCTGGGAGACCTTCTTGTATCTCTGCGCCAAGGAGGCCGGATCGAAAACGATCCTGGAATTGGGAACCGCCGCCGGCATCTCGGGCTGTTATTTGGCGTCGGCGCCGAGCTGCCGACGATTTATTACCGTGGAGGGCAGTCCGGAACGAGCGAGGCTGGCGCAGGCGCACCTTCGTCAGGTCGTCGGCTGCTTCGAATTGATCACGGCCTCCTTCGACGCGGCGCTGGACCGGATCTTGCCGGGCCTTCGCGACGGCATCGACCTCGCCTTCATCGACGGAAGCAAGAAGAAGGGGGAGAACCTCCGGCTCTTTGATCGTCTCTCCGCGCGGTTGAATCCGGGCTCCGTGATCATATTCGACGACATCCACTGGTCGACGGACCTGTGGAACGATTGGAACGTCCTGGGCCGCCGTGCGGGGCTCACCCACGCGATCGGGGCCGGCCGGTTCGGCCTCTGTCTATGGGGCGGCGGCGGGGTGCGGCCACGGACTGATACGTTGTATGGGATCGCGGGCCTGGACCTCTATGGGGTAAAGCAGCGCCTGAGCCGCTGGCGGCCCGGATGA